One Pseudochaenichthys georgianus chromosome 7, fPseGeo1.2, whole genome shotgun sequence DNA segment encodes these proteins:
- the fmnl3 gene encoding formin-like protein 3 isoform X2 translates to MGNIESVDGHSEIKHHIMPLKVPMPDPTELEEKFAIVLNSMNLPPDKARLLRQYDNDKKWDLICDQERFQVKNPPHTYIQKLRGYLDPGVTRKKFRRRVQESTKVLRELEISLRTNHIGWVREFLNDENRGLDVLVEYLSFAQCAVMLDFEGLENVEEGFLDKAKSWSRSIEDLHHNSTQPFCNTLVRSARQSVLRYGTVSTSKTIKNSRLVSQKDDVHVCIMCLRAIMNYQYGFNMVMSHAHAVNEIALSLNNKNSRTKALVLELLAAVCLVRGGHEIILSAFDNFKEVCKEKHRFERLMDYFRCEEGNIDYMVACMQFINIVVHSVEDMNFRVHLQYEFTKLGLDDYLEKSKHTESDKLSVQIQAYLDNVFDVGGLLEDAETKNAALEKVDELEEHLSHVTEKLLEIENETMMKVADLEKVVLQKEKDLHAIRETYESTNTQVTTLRRMIKEKDAASQRHVNIERRLLELEQQGTIRLHKKADGDIAIEPLVVGGGVGTSGLGIPLRDIGQLSLGSTAGLIQPGLDTSLPPASEAPPPPPPPPPPPPPLPSASGHGAPVPPPPPAPPLPGTSPSVILSLGLSAIRIKKPIKTKFRLPVFNWTALKPNQINGTVFNEIDDERVMEELDLERFEELFKTRAQGPIVEFSCTKSKVAQKAVNKISLLDANRSKNLAITLRKANKPSEEICKSIEKFDLKALPVDFVECLMRFLPTETEVKVMRQYERERRPLDQLTEEDRFMLLFSKIERLTQRMNIITFVGNFSENLNMLTPQLNAVIAASGSVKSAPKLKRVLEIILALGNYMNSDKRGCVYGFKLQSLDLLLDTKSTDRKMTLLHYISLILKEKYPELANFHNELNYVDKAAAVSLENVLIDVRELGKGMDLIRRECSLHDHAVLKGFIQAHDTQLDKLQKDAKTAEEAFNNVVNYFGESAKTTPPSVFFPVLVRFIKAYKDAVAENEQRKKQEEAMREKLLAQEAKQQEPKVQSQKKRQQQHELIAELRKRQAKDHRPVYEGKDGTIEDIITAEKKINDSISHSYERISETSLSCELTH, encoded by the exons aaTTCTATGAACTTGCCTCCAGACAAAGCACGGCTCCTCAGACAATACGACAACGACAAGAAGTGGGACCTGATCTGCGACCAG GAGAGATTTCAGGTGAAAAATCCGCCTCACACCTACATCCAGAAGCTACGAGGATACTTAGACCCTGGAGTCACACGAAAG AAGTTTCGCAGACGGGTGCAGGAGTCTACAAAAGTCCTGAGGGAGCTGGAGATCTCACTGAGGACCAACCACATTGG GTGGGTCAGGGAGTTCCTCAATGATGAGAACAGAGGTCTTGACGTCCTGGTGGAGTACCTCTCCTTTGCCCAGTGTGCTGTCAT GTTGGATTTTGAGGGCCTGGAAAATGTGGAGGAAGGCTTCTTGGACAAGGCTAAATCTTGGAGTAGGTCCATAGAGGATCTGCACCACAACAGCACCCAGCCCTTCTGCAACACCCTGGTGCGCTCCGCCCGCCAGTCTGTCCTCCG CTATGGCACGGTTTCCACCAGCAAAACTATCAAGAACTCCCGCCTGGTGAGCCAAAAAGATGACGTGCACGTGTGCATCATGTGCTTGAGAGCAATCATGAATTACCAG tATGGCTTCAATATGGTCATGTCTCACGCACACGCAGTCAATGAAATTGCTCTCAGCTTGAACAATAAGAACTCACG GACAAAAGCCTTGGTCCTCGAGCTGCTGGCTGCGGTCTGTCTCGTCCGAGGAGGTCACGAGATCATCCTCTCAGCGTTTGACAACTTCAAAGAG GTGTGTAAGGAGAAGCATCGCTTTGAGAGACTGATGGATTACTTCCGCTGTGAGGAGGGAAACATCGACTACATG GTTGCTTGCATGCAGTTCATCAACATCGTGGTCCACTCAGTGGAGGACATGAACTTCAGAGTCCATCTGCAGTATGAATTCACCAAGCTGGGACTGGATGATTACCTGGAG AAAAGCAAGCATACGGAGAGTGACAAGCTGTCGGTGCAGATCCAGGCCTACCTGGATAACGTGTTTGACGTGGGTGGTCTGCTGGAAGATGCGGAGACAAAGAATGCCGCTCTGGAGAAAGTGGACGAACTGGAGGAGCACCTGTCCCAT GTCACGGAGAAGCTGCTGGAGATTGAGAATGAAACAATGATGAAAGTGGCTGATCTGGAGAAGGTGGTGCTTCAGAAAGAAAAGGACCTGCATGCAATACGG GAGACGTACGAGTCGACCAACACCCAGGTCACCACCCTGAGGAGGATGATCAAGGAGAAGGACGCCGCTTCTCAGAGGCACGTCAACATCGAGAGGCGACTTCTGGAGCTGGAACAGCAAGGCACCATCCGCCTGCACAAGAAGGCTGACGGAGACATTGCCATTGAGCCTCTGGTTGTCGGGGGCGGTGTTGGGACAAGTGGCCTCGGGATCCCACTGAGAGACATTGGTCAACTCTCTTTGGGTTCAACAGCTGGGTTAATCCAACCAGGACTAGACACGAGTTTACCCCCAGCCAGTGAAGCacctccaccccctcctccacctccaccgcctcctcctcctcttccctctGCTTCAG gCCATGGTGCACCCGTCCCGCCACCTCCTCCCGCTCCTCCTCTGCCAGGCACTTCTCCATCAGTTATCCTGAGTTTGGGTCTTTCAG CTATCAGAATCAAGAAGCCCATCAAGACCAAGTTCCGCCTGCCTGTGTTCAACTGGACGGCCTTAAAGCCCAATCAGATCAATGGCACAGTCTTCAACGAGATTGATGATGAACGTGTGATGGAG GAGCTGGATCTGGAGAGGTTTGAGGAGCTGTTTAAGACCAGAGCCCAGGGTCCAATCGTGGAATTTTCCTGCACGAAGAGCAAAGTAGCCCAGAAGGCGGTAAACAAGATCAGCCTTCTTGACGCTAATCGCTCCAAGAACTTAGCCATCACACTGCGGAAGGCTAACAAGCCCTCAGAGGAGATCTGCAAATCAATAGAGAA GTTTGACCTCAAGGCCTTACCCGTCGATTTTGTGGAGTGCCTGATGCGATTCCTGCCCACGGAGACGGAGGTGAAGGTGATGCGTCAGTACGAGCGGGAGCGGCGTCCACTCGACCAGCTGACAGAGGAAGATCGCTTCATGTTGTTATTCAGCAAGATTGAGAGGCTCACGCAGAGAATGAACATCATCACCTTTGTTGGGAACTTTTCTGAAAACCTTAACATGCTCACACCGCAGCTCAATGCAGTCATCGCTGCCTCTGGGTCAGTCAAATCCGCACCAAAGTTAAAAAGAGTGCTTGAG ATCATCTTAGCCTTGGGAAACTACATGAACAGCGACAAGCGAGGCTGCGTTTATGGCTTTAAATTACAAAGTCTTGATCTG CTGCTGGACACCAAGTCTACAGACAGAAAGATGACGTTGCTCCACTACATAAGTCTCATTTTGAAAGAGAAGTACCCTGAACTGGCTAACTTCCACAATGAACTGAACTATGTGGATAAAGCTGCAGCAG TATCCCTGGAAAACGTGCTGATTGATGTCCGAGAGCTGGGGAAAGGCATGGACCTGATCCGGAGAGAGTGCAGTCTCCATGACCATGCGGTGCTGAAAGGCTTCATCCAGGCCCACGACACACAGCTGGACAAGCTACAGAAAGACGCCAAGACAGCAGAG GAAGCCTTCAACAATGTGGTGAATTACTTCGGAGAGAGTGCCAAGACGACTCCGCCCTCGGTGTTCTTCCCTGTGTTAGTGCGCTTTATCAAGGCCTACAAG GATGCAGTGGCAGAAAACGAGCAGAGGAAAAAGCAGGAGGAAGCAATGAGAGAAAAGTTACTGGCTCAGGAGGCGAAGCAGCAAGAGCCCAAG GTCCAGTCCCAGAAGAAGAGGCAGCAGCAGCACGAGCTGATCGCAGAGCTGCGCAAGCGGCAGGCCAAAGACCACCGGCCTGTGTACGAGGGCAAGGATGGCACCATAGAGGACATCATCACAG CTGAAAAGAAGATTAATGACAGTATTTCCCACTCCTATGAGAGG ATCTCCGAAACCAGCCTTTCCTGCGAGCTGACGCATTGA
- the fmnl3 gene encoding formin-like protein 3 isoform X3 — translation MGNIESVDGHSEIKHHIMPLKVPMPDPTELEEKFAIVLNSMNLPPDKARLLRQYDNDKKWDLICDQERFQVKNPPHTYIQKLRGYLDPGVTRKKFRRRVQESTKVLRELEISLRTNHIGWVREFLNDENRGLDVLVEYLSFAQCAVIYGTVSTSKTIKNSRLVSQKDDVHVCIMCLRAIMNYQYGFNMVMSHAHAVNEIALSLNNKNSRTKALVLELLAAVCLVRGGHEIILSAFDNFKEVCKEKHRFERLMDYFRCEEGNIDYMVACMQFINIVVHSVEDMNFRVHLQYEFTKLGLDDYLEKSKHTESDKLSVQIQAYLDNVFDVGGLLEDAETKNAALEKVDELEEHLSHVTEKLLEIENETMMKVADLEKVVLQKEKDLHAIRETYESTNTQVTTLRRMIKEKDAASQRHVNIERRLLELEQQGTIRLHKKADGDIAIEPLVVGGGVGTSGLGIPLRDIGQLSLGSTAGLIQPGLDTSLPPASEAPPPPPPPPPPPPPLPSASGHGAPVPPPPPAPPLPGTSPSVILSLGLSAIRIKKPIKTKFRLPVFNWTALKPNQINGTVFNEIDDERVMEELDLERFEELFKTRAQGPIVEFSCTKSKVAQKAVNKISLLDANRSKNLAITLRKANKPSEEICKSIEKFDLKALPVDFVECLMRFLPTETEVKVMRQYERERRPLDQLTEEDRFMLLFSKIERLTQRMNIITFVGNFSENLNMLTPQLNAVIAASGSVKSAPKLKRVLEIILALGNYMNSDKRGCVYGFKLQSLDLLLDTKSTDRKMTLLHYISLILKEKYPELANFHNELNYVDKAAAVSLENVLIDVRELGKGMDLIRRECSLHDHAVLKGFIQAHDTQLDKLQKDAKTAEEAFNNVVNYFGESAKTTPPSVFFPVLVRFIKAYKDAVAENEQRKKQEEAMREKLLAQEAKQQEPKVQSQKKRQQQHELIAELRKRQAKDHRPVYEGKDGTIEDIITVLKSVPFTARTAKRGSRFFCEANLCDDANC, via the exons aaTTCTATGAACTTGCCTCCAGACAAAGCACGGCTCCTCAGACAATACGACAACGACAAGAAGTGGGACCTGATCTGCGACCAG GAGAGATTTCAGGTGAAAAATCCGCCTCACACCTACATCCAGAAGCTACGAGGATACTTAGACCCTGGAGTCACACGAAAG AAGTTTCGCAGACGGGTGCAGGAGTCTACAAAAGTCCTGAGGGAGCTGGAGATCTCACTGAGGACCAACCACATTGG GTGGGTCAGGGAGTTCCTCAATGATGAGAACAGAGGTCTTGACGTCCTGGTGGAGTACCTCTCCTTTGCCCAGTGTGCTGTCAT CTATGGCACGGTTTCCACCAGCAAAACTATCAAGAACTCCCGCCTGGTGAGCCAAAAAGATGACGTGCACGTGTGCATCATGTGCTTGAGAGCAATCATGAATTACCAG tATGGCTTCAATATGGTCATGTCTCACGCACACGCAGTCAATGAAATTGCTCTCAGCTTGAACAATAAGAACTCACG GACAAAAGCCTTGGTCCTCGAGCTGCTGGCTGCGGTCTGTCTCGTCCGAGGAGGTCACGAGATCATCCTCTCAGCGTTTGACAACTTCAAAGAG GTGTGTAAGGAGAAGCATCGCTTTGAGAGACTGATGGATTACTTCCGCTGTGAGGAGGGAAACATCGACTACATG GTTGCTTGCATGCAGTTCATCAACATCGTGGTCCACTCAGTGGAGGACATGAACTTCAGAGTCCATCTGCAGTATGAATTCACCAAGCTGGGACTGGATGATTACCTGGAG AAAAGCAAGCATACGGAGAGTGACAAGCTGTCGGTGCAGATCCAGGCCTACCTGGATAACGTGTTTGACGTGGGTGGTCTGCTGGAAGATGCGGAGACAAAGAATGCCGCTCTGGAGAAAGTGGACGAACTGGAGGAGCACCTGTCCCAT GTCACGGAGAAGCTGCTGGAGATTGAGAATGAAACAATGATGAAAGTGGCTGATCTGGAGAAGGTGGTGCTTCAGAAAGAAAAGGACCTGCATGCAATACGG GAGACGTACGAGTCGACCAACACCCAGGTCACCACCCTGAGGAGGATGATCAAGGAGAAGGACGCCGCTTCTCAGAGGCACGTCAACATCGAGAGGCGACTTCTGGAGCTGGAACAGCAAGGCACCATCCGCCTGCACAAGAAGGCTGACGGAGACATTGCCATTGAGCCTCTGGTTGTCGGGGGCGGTGTTGGGACAAGTGGCCTCGGGATCCCACTGAGAGACATTGGTCAACTCTCTTTGGGTTCAACAGCTGGGTTAATCCAACCAGGACTAGACACGAGTTTACCCCCAGCCAGTGAAGCacctccaccccctcctccacctccaccgcctcctcctcctcttccctctGCTTCAG gCCATGGTGCACCCGTCCCGCCACCTCCTCCCGCTCCTCCTCTGCCAGGCACTTCTCCATCAGTTATCCTGAGTTTGGGTCTTTCAG CTATCAGAATCAAGAAGCCCATCAAGACCAAGTTCCGCCTGCCTGTGTTCAACTGGACGGCCTTAAAGCCCAATCAGATCAATGGCACAGTCTTCAACGAGATTGATGATGAACGTGTGATGGAG GAGCTGGATCTGGAGAGGTTTGAGGAGCTGTTTAAGACCAGAGCCCAGGGTCCAATCGTGGAATTTTCCTGCACGAAGAGCAAAGTAGCCCAGAAGGCGGTAAACAAGATCAGCCTTCTTGACGCTAATCGCTCCAAGAACTTAGCCATCACACTGCGGAAGGCTAACAAGCCCTCAGAGGAGATCTGCAAATCAATAGAGAA GTTTGACCTCAAGGCCTTACCCGTCGATTTTGTGGAGTGCCTGATGCGATTCCTGCCCACGGAGACGGAGGTGAAGGTGATGCGTCAGTACGAGCGGGAGCGGCGTCCACTCGACCAGCTGACAGAGGAAGATCGCTTCATGTTGTTATTCAGCAAGATTGAGAGGCTCACGCAGAGAATGAACATCATCACCTTTGTTGGGAACTTTTCTGAAAACCTTAACATGCTCACACCGCAGCTCAATGCAGTCATCGCTGCCTCTGGGTCAGTCAAATCCGCACCAAAGTTAAAAAGAGTGCTTGAG ATCATCTTAGCCTTGGGAAACTACATGAACAGCGACAAGCGAGGCTGCGTTTATGGCTTTAAATTACAAAGTCTTGATCTG CTGCTGGACACCAAGTCTACAGACAGAAAGATGACGTTGCTCCACTACATAAGTCTCATTTTGAAAGAGAAGTACCCTGAACTGGCTAACTTCCACAATGAACTGAACTATGTGGATAAAGCTGCAGCAG TATCCCTGGAAAACGTGCTGATTGATGTCCGAGAGCTGGGGAAAGGCATGGACCTGATCCGGAGAGAGTGCAGTCTCCATGACCATGCGGTGCTGAAAGGCTTCATCCAGGCCCACGACACACAGCTGGACAAGCTACAGAAAGACGCCAAGACAGCAGAG GAAGCCTTCAACAATGTGGTGAATTACTTCGGAGAGAGTGCCAAGACGACTCCGCCCTCGGTGTTCTTCCCTGTGTTAGTGCGCTTTATCAAGGCCTACAAG GATGCAGTGGCAGAAAACGAGCAGAGGAAAAAGCAGGAGGAAGCAATGAGAGAAAAGTTACTGGCTCAGGAGGCGAAGCAGCAAGAGCCCAAG GTCCAGTCCCAGAAGAAGAGGCAGCAGCAGCACGAGCTGATCGCAGAGCTGCGCAAGCGGCAGGCCAAAGACCACCGGCCTGTGTACGAGGGCAAGGATGGCACCATAGAGGACATCATCACAG tACTGAAGAGTGTGCCCTTCACAGCGCGCACTGCTAAACGCGGCTCACGGTTCTTCTGTGAAGCCAACCTCTGTGACGACGCCAACTGCTAG
- the fmnl3 gene encoding formin-like protein 3 isoform X1: MGNIESVDGHSEIKHHIMPLKVPMPDPTELEEKFAIVLNSMNLPPDKARLLRQYDNDKKWDLICDQERFQVKNPPHTYIQKLRGYLDPGVTRKKFRRRVQESTKVLRELEISLRTNHIGWVREFLNDENRGLDVLVEYLSFAQCAVMLDFEGLENVEEGFLDKAKSWSRSIEDLHHNSTQPFCNTLVRSARQSVLRYGTVSTSKTIKNSRLVSQKDDVHVCIMCLRAIMNYQYGFNMVMSHAHAVNEIALSLNNKNSRTKALVLELLAAVCLVRGGHEIILSAFDNFKEVCKEKHRFERLMDYFRCEEGNIDYMVACMQFINIVVHSVEDMNFRVHLQYEFTKLGLDDYLEKSKHTESDKLSVQIQAYLDNVFDVGGLLEDAETKNAALEKVDELEEHLSHVTEKLLEIENETMMKVADLEKVVLQKEKDLHAIRETYESTNTQVTTLRRMIKEKDAASQRHVNIERRLLELEQQGTIRLHKKADGDIAIEPLVVGGGVGTSGLGIPLRDIGQLSLGSTAGLIQPGLDTSLPPASEAPPPPPPPPPPPPPLPSASGHGAPVPPPPPAPPLPGTSPSVILSLGLSAIRIKKPIKTKFRLPVFNWTALKPNQINGTVFNEIDDERVMEELDLERFEELFKTRAQGPIVEFSCTKSKVAQKAVNKISLLDANRSKNLAITLRKANKPSEEICKSIEKFDLKALPVDFVECLMRFLPTETEVKVMRQYERERRPLDQLTEEDRFMLLFSKIERLTQRMNIITFVGNFSENLNMLTPQLNAVIAASGSVKSAPKLKRVLEIILALGNYMNSDKRGCVYGFKLQSLDLLLDTKSTDRKMTLLHYISLILKEKYPELANFHNELNYVDKAAAVSLENVLIDVRELGKGMDLIRRECSLHDHAVLKGFIQAHDTQLDKLQKDAKTAEEAFNNVVNYFGESAKTTPPSVFFPVLVRFIKAYKDAVAENEQRKKQEEAMREKLLAQEAKQQEPKVQSQKKRQQQHELIAELRKRQAKDHRPVYEGKDGTIEDIITVLKSVPFTARTAKRGSRFFCEANLCDDANC, from the exons aaTTCTATGAACTTGCCTCCAGACAAAGCACGGCTCCTCAGACAATACGACAACGACAAGAAGTGGGACCTGATCTGCGACCAG GAGAGATTTCAGGTGAAAAATCCGCCTCACACCTACATCCAGAAGCTACGAGGATACTTAGACCCTGGAGTCACACGAAAG AAGTTTCGCAGACGGGTGCAGGAGTCTACAAAAGTCCTGAGGGAGCTGGAGATCTCACTGAGGACCAACCACATTGG GTGGGTCAGGGAGTTCCTCAATGATGAGAACAGAGGTCTTGACGTCCTGGTGGAGTACCTCTCCTTTGCCCAGTGTGCTGTCAT GTTGGATTTTGAGGGCCTGGAAAATGTGGAGGAAGGCTTCTTGGACAAGGCTAAATCTTGGAGTAGGTCCATAGAGGATCTGCACCACAACAGCACCCAGCCCTTCTGCAACACCCTGGTGCGCTCCGCCCGCCAGTCTGTCCTCCG CTATGGCACGGTTTCCACCAGCAAAACTATCAAGAACTCCCGCCTGGTGAGCCAAAAAGATGACGTGCACGTGTGCATCATGTGCTTGAGAGCAATCATGAATTACCAG tATGGCTTCAATATGGTCATGTCTCACGCACACGCAGTCAATGAAATTGCTCTCAGCTTGAACAATAAGAACTCACG GACAAAAGCCTTGGTCCTCGAGCTGCTGGCTGCGGTCTGTCTCGTCCGAGGAGGTCACGAGATCATCCTCTCAGCGTTTGACAACTTCAAAGAG GTGTGTAAGGAGAAGCATCGCTTTGAGAGACTGATGGATTACTTCCGCTGTGAGGAGGGAAACATCGACTACATG GTTGCTTGCATGCAGTTCATCAACATCGTGGTCCACTCAGTGGAGGACATGAACTTCAGAGTCCATCTGCAGTATGAATTCACCAAGCTGGGACTGGATGATTACCTGGAG AAAAGCAAGCATACGGAGAGTGACAAGCTGTCGGTGCAGATCCAGGCCTACCTGGATAACGTGTTTGACGTGGGTGGTCTGCTGGAAGATGCGGAGACAAAGAATGCCGCTCTGGAGAAAGTGGACGAACTGGAGGAGCACCTGTCCCAT GTCACGGAGAAGCTGCTGGAGATTGAGAATGAAACAATGATGAAAGTGGCTGATCTGGAGAAGGTGGTGCTTCAGAAAGAAAAGGACCTGCATGCAATACGG GAGACGTACGAGTCGACCAACACCCAGGTCACCACCCTGAGGAGGATGATCAAGGAGAAGGACGCCGCTTCTCAGAGGCACGTCAACATCGAGAGGCGACTTCTGGAGCTGGAACAGCAAGGCACCATCCGCCTGCACAAGAAGGCTGACGGAGACATTGCCATTGAGCCTCTGGTTGTCGGGGGCGGTGTTGGGACAAGTGGCCTCGGGATCCCACTGAGAGACATTGGTCAACTCTCTTTGGGTTCAACAGCTGGGTTAATCCAACCAGGACTAGACACGAGTTTACCCCCAGCCAGTGAAGCacctccaccccctcctccacctccaccgcctcctcctcctcttccctctGCTTCAG gCCATGGTGCACCCGTCCCGCCACCTCCTCCCGCTCCTCCTCTGCCAGGCACTTCTCCATCAGTTATCCTGAGTTTGGGTCTTTCAG CTATCAGAATCAAGAAGCCCATCAAGACCAAGTTCCGCCTGCCTGTGTTCAACTGGACGGCCTTAAAGCCCAATCAGATCAATGGCACAGTCTTCAACGAGATTGATGATGAACGTGTGATGGAG GAGCTGGATCTGGAGAGGTTTGAGGAGCTGTTTAAGACCAGAGCCCAGGGTCCAATCGTGGAATTTTCCTGCACGAAGAGCAAAGTAGCCCAGAAGGCGGTAAACAAGATCAGCCTTCTTGACGCTAATCGCTCCAAGAACTTAGCCATCACACTGCGGAAGGCTAACAAGCCCTCAGAGGAGATCTGCAAATCAATAGAGAA GTTTGACCTCAAGGCCTTACCCGTCGATTTTGTGGAGTGCCTGATGCGATTCCTGCCCACGGAGACGGAGGTGAAGGTGATGCGTCAGTACGAGCGGGAGCGGCGTCCACTCGACCAGCTGACAGAGGAAGATCGCTTCATGTTGTTATTCAGCAAGATTGAGAGGCTCACGCAGAGAATGAACATCATCACCTTTGTTGGGAACTTTTCTGAAAACCTTAACATGCTCACACCGCAGCTCAATGCAGTCATCGCTGCCTCTGGGTCAGTCAAATCCGCACCAAAGTTAAAAAGAGTGCTTGAG ATCATCTTAGCCTTGGGAAACTACATGAACAGCGACAAGCGAGGCTGCGTTTATGGCTTTAAATTACAAAGTCTTGATCTG CTGCTGGACACCAAGTCTACAGACAGAAAGATGACGTTGCTCCACTACATAAGTCTCATTTTGAAAGAGAAGTACCCTGAACTGGCTAACTTCCACAATGAACTGAACTATGTGGATAAAGCTGCAGCAG TATCCCTGGAAAACGTGCTGATTGATGTCCGAGAGCTGGGGAAAGGCATGGACCTGATCCGGAGAGAGTGCAGTCTCCATGACCATGCGGTGCTGAAAGGCTTCATCCAGGCCCACGACACACAGCTGGACAAGCTACAGAAAGACGCCAAGACAGCAGAG GAAGCCTTCAACAATGTGGTGAATTACTTCGGAGAGAGTGCCAAGACGACTCCGCCCTCGGTGTTCTTCCCTGTGTTAGTGCGCTTTATCAAGGCCTACAAG GATGCAGTGGCAGAAAACGAGCAGAGGAAAAAGCAGGAGGAAGCAATGAGAGAAAAGTTACTGGCTCAGGAGGCGAAGCAGCAAGAGCCCAAG GTCCAGTCCCAGAAGAAGAGGCAGCAGCAGCACGAGCTGATCGCAGAGCTGCGCAAGCGGCAGGCCAAAGACCACCGGCCTGTGTACGAGGGCAAGGATGGCACCATAGAGGACATCATCACAG tACTGAAGAGTGTGCCCTTCACAGCGCGCACTGCTAAACGCGGCTCACGGTTCTTCTGTGAAGCCAACCTCTGTGACGACGCCAACTGCTAG